A part of Larimichthys crocea isolate SSNF chromosome VII, L_crocea_2.0, whole genome shotgun sequence genomic DNA contains:
- the LOC104934301 gene encoding galectin-4: MAFVAPPGYQPIYSPCIPYLGPIYGGLRQGVSIYIQGSIPEDITRFFINLLCGESESSDIALHFNPRFDGWDKVVFNTCQDQSWGSEDKIRDMPFSKGQTFEMVIMITSQGYQIKVNGNDFYTFEHRIPVERVRAMQIGGDVSIQTINVIGGGMGGGMGGGMGGGMGGGYPGGMGGGMGGGMGGGYPGGGMGGGMGGGYPGGGMGDGYPGGMGDGMGGGMGGGMGGGYPGCDMGGGYPGGMGGGMGGGFPGSNLPGMGGQPVYNPPVPYSNMIPGGMFPKRTLIIRGMIPYGADRISINFMMSRSRDIAFHLNPRVREGVVVRNSMIGGDWGQEEREAGMNPFMEGQYFDMSIRCGNQRFKVFVNGQHLFDFFHRVHSFNEIDMLEIEGDIQISYIHF; this comes from the exons ATGGCGTTTGTCGCTCCTCCTGGCTATCAGCCAATCTACAGCCCT TGTATTCCCTATCTGGGGCCCATTTATGGAGGCCTGAGGCAAGGAGTGTCCATCTACATCCAGGGGTCCATCCCTGAAGACATCACCAG GTTCTTTATCAACCTGCTCTGCGGAGAGTCTGAGTCCAGCGACATCGCCCTCCACTTCAACCCTCGCTTTGATGGATGGGACAAGGTGGTCTTCAACACTTGTCAGGATCAATCCTGGGGGTCCGAGGATAAGATTCGTGATATGCCCTTCAGCAAAGGCCAGACCTTTGAAATGGTCATCATGATCACTTCACAAGGCTACCAG ATCAAAGTCAATGGGAATGACTTCTACACCTTTGAACACCGTATCCCTGTGGAGAGAGTCCGTGCGATGCAGATCGGAGGAGATGTTTCCATCCAGACGATTAATGTCATCGGG GGTGGAATGGGAGGAGGCATGGGAGGAGGCATGGGAGGAGGCATGGGA GGAGGATACCCCGGCGGCATGGGTGGAGGAATGGGAGGTGGAATGGGA GGAGGTTATCCAGGAGGTGGCATGGGAGGTGGCATGGGA GGAGGATATCCAGGAGGTGGCATGGGG GATGGATATCCAGGTGGCATGGGAGATGGGATGGGG G GAGGCATGGGAGGAGGCATGGGA GGAGGATATCCAGGATGTGACATGGGG GGAGGATACCCCGGCGGCATGGGTGGAGGAATGGGAGGAG GATTCCCAGGATCAAACCTGCCG GGCATGGGTGGGCAGCCTGTCTACAACCCT CCCGTGCCTTACTCCAACATGATCCCTGGAGGAATGTTCCCTAAGAGGACCCTCATCATCAGAGGCATGATCCCCTATGgagcagacag AATAAGCATCAACTTCATGATGAGCAGATCCCGGGACATCGCCTTCCACCTGAACCCCAGAGTGAGGGAGGGGGTTGTGGTGAGGAACAGCATGATTGGAGGTGACTGGGGCCAGGAGGAACGAGAGGCCGGCATGAACCCCTTCATGGAGGGACAGTACTTTGAT ATGTCGATTCGCTGCGGGAACCAGagatttaaagtgtttgtgaACGGGCAGCACTTGTTCGACTTCTTCCACCGCGTCCACTCCTTCAATGAAATCGACATGCTGGAGATTGAAGGCGACATTCAGATCTCCTACATCCACTTCTGA